A single window of Pseudomonas marginalis DNA harbors:
- a CDS encoding ABC transporter permease, which translates to MNLARYRFVLSRPLQLLPVLFGISLITFVLVRSIPGDPARALLGSRSTPDALLKIRAQYGLDQPLWQQYFYFLKNLLKGDLGQSLLYKVDALKLIVTRIEPTLVLVLGSVVLALLIAVPLATWAARNKGGWADNLIRVFTTVGLGMPAFWLGLMLILLLSVQWGLFPVSGYGRTWLDKAHHMVLPCLTIALALSAVLVRNLRASMLMELQADHVTAARARGLSEAAVFRRHVLPNSLVPAVNLLAVNIGWLISGTVVIESLFAIPGIGQLLVRGIFTRDYMVVQGVAMVLACATVVVNFIADVVTVALDPRVKMQ; encoded by the coding sequence CAATTGCTGCCGGTACTGTTTGGCATCAGCCTGATCACGTTTGTGCTGGTGCGCTCGATTCCTGGCGACCCGGCGCGGGCCCTGCTGGGCTCGCGCAGCACGCCGGATGCCTTGCTGAAAATCCGCGCCCAGTACGGCCTCGACCAGCCTTTGTGGCAGCAGTATTTCTATTTCCTGAAGAACCTGCTCAAGGGCGATCTCGGCCAATCACTGCTGTACAAAGTCGACGCCTTGAAATTGATCGTCACCCGCATCGAACCCACCCTGGTGCTGGTGCTTGGCAGTGTGGTGCTGGCACTGCTGATTGCGGTGCCGCTGGCGACGTGGGCGGCGCGCAATAAAGGCGGGTGGGCGGACAACCTGATCCGCGTGTTCACCACCGTGGGCCTGGGCATGCCGGCGTTCTGGCTGGGCCTGATGCTGATCCTGCTGCTCAGTGTGCAATGGGGCCTGTTCCCGGTGTCCGGCTACGGCCGTACCTGGCTGGACAAGGCGCACCATATGGTCTTGCCGTGCCTGACCATCGCCCTGGCGCTGTCGGCGGTGCTGGTCCGCAACCTGCGGGCGAGCATGTTGATGGAGCTGCAGGCCGACCACGTCACTGCCGCGCGGGCCCGTGGGCTGTCGGAAGCTGCGGTGTTCCGTCGCCATGTGTTGCCCAATTCCCTGGTGCCGGCGGTCAACCTGCTGGCGGTGAATATTGGTTGGCTGATCAGCGGCACCGTCGTGATCGAAAGCCTGTTCGCCATTCCCGGCATCGGCCAGTTGCTGGTGCGCGGCATTTTTACCCGCGACTACATGGTGGTGCAGGGCGTGGCGATGGTGCTGGCGTGCGCGACGGTGGTGGTCAACTTTATCGCCGACGTGGTCACGGTGGCCCTCGACCCTCGGGTGAAAATGCAATGA